In the Plantibacter sp. Leaf314 genome, AAGTCGGCGAGGATCGGCGCCCGGAACGCCTCCTCGGCCTCGGTCGTCCACTCCTCGCCCCTGGCCTCCAGCTGATCGCGCTTGACGGTCGCGAGGACGCTCGCCGCCTGCGGTCCGCCCATGACCGAGATCCGTGACCCCGGCCACATCCAGAGGAAGCGCGGGTCGTAGGCGCGACCGCACATGGAGTAGTTCCCGGCGCCGAAGGAACCGCCGATCACGACCGTGAGCTTCGGCACCCGGGTGGTCGCGACAGCGGTCACCATCTTCGCGCCGTGTTTCGCGATCCCGCCCGCCTCGGCGTCGCTGCCCACCATGAACCCGGAGAGGTTCTGCAGGAACAGCAGCGGGATGCCCCGTTGGTCCGCCAGTTCGATGAAGTGCGCACCCTTCAGCGCGGACTCACTGAAGAGCACCCCGTTGTTGGCGACGATGGCGACGGGGTGGCCGTGCAGGTGCGCGAACCCGGTGACGAGGGTGTCGCCGTACTCACGCTTGAACTCGGAGAACTCGCTGCCGTCGACCAGGCGTGCGATCACTTCGCGGACGTCGTAGGCGGTCTGCAGTTCCACCGGGACGACGCCGTACAACTCCGACTCGGGCACGGCGGGCGGGACGCTCGGACGGACCACCCAGGCTCGCTCGTGCGGTGGCGGGAGGGTCGCCACCGCCTCCCGGAGGATGTCGAGCGCGTGGGCGTCGTCGTCAGCGAGATGGTCGGTGACCCCCGAGACCCGCGCGTGGAGTGCTCCCCCGCCGAGTTCCTCCGGGGTCACCACTTCGCCGATCGCCGCCTTCACGAGCGGCGGGCCTCCGAGGAAGATCGTGCCCTGTCCGCGGACGATGACGTTCTCGTCGCTCATCGCCGGCACGTACGCACCGCCGGCGGTACAGGAGCCGAGCACGGCGGCGAGCTGCGGGATACCGGCCGCCGACATCCGCGCCTGGTTGAAGAAGATGCGTCCGAAGTGGTCGCGATCGGGGAACACCTCGTCCTGCCTCGGCAGGTTCGCGCCGCCGGAGTCGACGAGGTAGAGGCAGGGAAGCCGGTTGGCGGCGGCGATCTCCTGCGCCCGCAGGTGCTTCTTGACCGTCATCGGGAAGTAGGAGCCGCCCTTCGCGGTCGCGTCGTTCGAGACGACGAGCACGTGCCGGCCGTGGACGAGTCCGATCCCGGCGATGACGCCTGCGCCGGGACTGGCCCCGTCGTACATCCCGTCGGCCGCGAGCGGCGCGATCTCCAGGAAGGGGCTGCCCTCGTCGAGCAGACGGTCCACACGCTCCCTGGGCAGCAGCTTCCCGCGGGCGACGTGGCGGGCCCGCGACGAGGCGGGACCGCCGATCGCGGTCGCGGSGAGCCGCTCCGTGAGCGTCCGGGACAGCGCGCGTTGCGCGGCCTCCTGATCCCGGAATCGTGCTGCGGTGGGATCCGCGCTGCTCGTGAGCTTGGACACTCCGGCTCCTGTCGTCGTCGACGGTGTGGGAATTCAGTTACTGAACACTCACTGAAACAGAGGTTACGCTTCATTCACTGAAAATGTCCACCCCGAGGAGGCCCGATGTCCGACCACGAGCCGTCGTCGTCGCCCGCCACACGCGTCGGACGCTCGGAGGCCAAGGCGGCCCGCCGGGCGGCCCTCCTCCGGTCGGCGGCCGGACTCTTCGCCGAGCGCGGCTTCTCCGGGGTGTCGATGGAGGACCTCGGCGCCGCGGTGGGCATGAGCGGACCCGCCGTCTACCGCCACTTCGTCAGCAAGCAGGCGGTGCTCGCCGCGCTCCTCGTCGGGGTGAGTCAGGACCTCCTGGACGGAGGGACGGCCGAGGTCGAACGGTCTCCGGATGCCGGGCAGGCGCTGCACGCGCTCGTGTCCTTCCACGTGGCCTTCGCCCTCGAACACCCGGACGTCATCCGCATCCAGGACCACGATCTCGACAGCCTCGCCCCCGACGACCGTCGCACCGTCCGCACCCTGCAACGCCGGTACGTCGAACGGTGGGTGGACGTGTTGCACGCCCTGCACCCGTCCACCTCCACAGCAGCCCTCCGGATCCGGGCCCTCGCGGGCTTCGGTCTCATCAACTCCACGCCGCACAGCGCCTCGCTCGGGCGGAACGACGCCGGGGCGGTCGACCGGGACGCGATCCGCTCGACCCTCGAGCGGATGGCCGTCGCGGCACTGAGCACCCCCTGAACCGGCCGCCCGGCCTCAGTCGGAGAGCACCGACAACACGTTGCCCGCCGGGTCGGTGAACCAGGCGATGTCCGGCCCGTTCCCGCGCATGATGCCCTTCGGGTCGGTCGGGAGCTGCTCGTCCGGGTAGAGCTTCGTCACCACGCCGCGCGCGTTCAGCTCGTCGACCGCCGCATCGATGTCCGCGACTGCGAAGTTGAGGACGGTGAAGGACGCCGGCACGTGGTCGGGCTTGCCGTAGACGAGGACCGACCCGCCCGCAGGGAGCGACAGGTCGAGGAACCCCATCGCGTTGTCGGCGACGGAGAGGCCGAGGACATCGCGGTAGAACGACCTGGCCGCGTCGATGTCGTCGACCGAGAATCCACTGAAGACATCCGTGTACGAGACCATGAGCCGCTCCTCCGCTTCGATGTGTACACTGTGCACAATGCCACGTCCCGCGCGATCCGTCCAGAGCGGCGCGACAGAATGGAACCCATGAGCGTTCCCGCACCGGCACGAAGCACCTACCGGCACGGCGATCTCCGCCAGGCGTTGCTCGAGGCCGGCGTCGAGATGGCCAGACAGGGCGGACCCGACGCCGTCGTGCTGCGGGAGGCGACCCGACGCGCCGGCGTCTCACCGAACGCCGCCTACCGCCACTTCGCCGACCGCGACGCACTCGTCCAGGCCGTCTCCGACACCGCGCAGGGACTCGCCGCCGACCGCATGGCCACCGCCCTCGAGGCCGTGGAACCGACGGGTTCCGCCCCCGCGGACGCGCGACTGCGACTGCGCGCGGTCGGCACCGGCTACCTGCGGTTCGCGCGCGAGGAGCCAGGCCTCTTCCGGGCGGCCTTCTCAGTGCCGCACGACTTGAACGAGGCGATGAGCGTCGGCAAACGGGGCGCCTCCGGCCAGACCCCCTTCCAGACCCTGGCCGGCGTGCTCGACGAGCTCGCCGAGACGGGGGTGCTCCCGCCCGCACGACGACCAGGCGCCGAACTCCTCGCCTGGTCGTCGGTGCACGGACTCGGCATGCTCATCATCGACGGCCCGCTCAGAGGCCTCGACGAGGCGACCGTCGAGTTCGCGACGGAACACCTGCTGGACCTCGTCGACCGCGGCATCTGAGCGCCGCCCGACGATCACACCATCGTCAGCACCATGGCGGGATCGGCGAGCATCGTCCCGAGGTCGACGAGGAACCGCGACCCCTGCTCCCCGTCGATGAGCCGGTGGTCGAACGACAGCGACAGCGTCACGACCTGCCGCAACGCGACCTGCCCCTCGAACTCCCACGGGAGACGACGGACCGCACCGAGGGCGATGATCGCCGCCTCCCCCGGGTTCAGGATGGGCGTCCCCGCGTCGACACCGAAGACACCGACGTTGGAGATCGTGATCGTCCCACCACGCAACTCGGCCGGGGTGGTCCGGCCCTCCCGCGCCGTCCGGACGAGGCTCGACACGGCATCGGCGAGGTCGAACAGGCTGAGCTCGTCCGCGCGCGCGATGTTGGGCACGAGGAGTCCTCTCGGGGTGGCCGCGGCGATCCCGAGTCCAACATGCGCGTACTCGACGATCTCGCCCGCCGCCTCGTCCCAGCTGGCGTTGACCGCCGGCGTGCGTCTGACGGCGATGCACACCGCCTTGGCGAGGACCGTGAGGATGTTGACCCGGTGGTCGCCGGTGCGGGGCGAGTGGGCGAGCGCGTCCAGCAACGTCATCGTCGGCGTCACGTCGACGGTCAGGAACTCCGTCACGTGCGGTGCCGTGAACGCGCTGCTCACCATGGCCTCCGCGGTTCGTCGTCGCACCCCGGTGATCGGTCGCCGGACGGAGCCGTCATCCGACATCGTGACGCGAGTCGGTACGACCGGGGACGACCCCGACGAAGCGCCCGCCGCCAGCTCCACCTCCTCCCTGAGGACCCGGCCTCCGACGCCGGTGCCGACGAGGCTGCCGAGGTCGACTCCGAGATCGCGGGCGAGCCGACGGACCGGCGGTGTCGCCCGCGGACGCGTCGCCGGACGGGGAGCGGAGACGACGACCGGGTCGTCGGCCGACGCCCTGGCGCGCCGCCGCGGCCGCTCCCCGCTCGACGTCCGCGGGCCGTAGCCGACGAGGACGGGCTCGCGATCCCCGGCCGGGGACGGACGGTCGACCGCCGGCGCTTCGGACCCGGGTTCCGGCGAGGTGCCTTCCCCGTCCGGAGCGAAGTCGACGAGCGCCTCGCCGACGAGCACGGTCGTCCCCGGTTCGACATGGAGACGGGTGACCACGCCTGCGGTCGGTGCCGGCAGTTCCACGAGCGCCTTCGCGGTCTCGACCTCGGCGATCACCTGGTTGAGGTCGACGTGGTCGCCGACGGCCACGCGCCAGGAGACGAGTTCGCTCTCGGTGAGTCCTTCGCCGAGGTCGGGCAGGGAGAAGCGCTTCATCGTCGTCCCTCCTCGTCCGTCGTCGCAGCGGTCCGCGCCGCGGCCCGACCGGTGGACGACGGCACCGACGACCGGCGCCCCATCGCCCGGTCCACGCCGTCGAGGATGCGGTCGAGGTCCGGGAGGAAATGGTCCTCGAGGGCCGACGCCGGGTAGGGCGTGTCGAATCCCGTCACCCGCACCGGGGCCTCCTCGAGCACGTCGAAGCAGCGTTCCGTGATCGTCGCTGCCAGTTCGGCGCCGATCCCGCCGGAGCGCTGCGCCTCATGGGCGACGACGAGCCGTCCGGTCTTCTCGACGGACGCCACGACGGCGTCGACGTCGATCGGGGCGAGGGAGCGCAGGTCGATCACCTCGAGGTCGACACCCTCGTCCGCAGCCGCCTCCGCGGCGTCGAGCGCGGTCTGCACGAGCGGCCCGTAGGCGACCAGGGTCGCGTCACGGCCCGAGCGGACGGTCCGAGCGTGCGTGAAGGCCAGCGGATCGGTCGGCAGGTCCTCGAGCACCTCACCCTTCGTCCAGTACCGCCGTTTCGGCTCGAAGAACAGCACCGGATCGTCGCAGGCGATCGCCTGGCGGATCATCGTGTGCGCGTCCTGCGGGTCCGAGCAGGTGACCACCCGGAGGCCGGCCGTATGGGCGAAGTACGCCTCGGGCGACTCGGAGTGGTGCTCGACCGCGCCGATGCCCCCGCCGTAGGGGACCCGGATGGTGACGGGCATCCGCACGGCCCCGCGCGTGCGGTAGTGCAGCTTGGCCAACTGCGCCACGATCTGGTCGAACCCCGGGTAGATGAACCCGTCGAACTGGATCTCGCACACCGGCCGGAAACCACGGAAGGCGAGTCCGACGGCCGCACCGATGATCGCCGACTCCGCGAGCGGCATGTCGATGACGCGGTCGGCCCCGAACTCGGCCTGCAGGCCGTCGGTGACCCGGAACACGCCGCCGAGACGGCCGATGTCCTCGCCGAGGAGGAGGACGCGGTCGTCGTCGGCGAGGGCATGGTGGAGACCGGTGTTGATCGCCTTGCTCAGGGTCAGCGTCGTCATCGCACGCCTCCTGTCCCGTCGGCGCCGTCGAACGACTCGAGGTAGGAGCGGTACTCGTCCCGTTGGCGTTCGAGGACCGGATGCGGCGTCGTGTAGACCTCGTCGAACACGGAAAGCGGATCCGGCGCCTGCAGCGCGAGACACCCGGCACGGACCCGTGCGGCGGCATCGTCGGCGACCCGGGCCACCCGTGCACGAGCCGACTCGTCGAGGACCCCGGCCGCGTCGAGCAACCGTTCCACCCGGACGATGGGGTCCTTCGCCCGCCACGAGGCCACTTCGGCCTCGTCGCGATACCGGGTCGGGTCGTCGGAGGTGGTGTGCGGCCCCATCCGGTACGTCACAGCCTCGATGAAGGTCGGGCCGCCGCCGGAGCGGGCACGGTCCACCGCGATGCGCATCGCCGCAGTGACGGCCAGCACGTCGTTGCCGTCGACGCGCATGCTCGGCACACCGAACCCCGGCGCCCGCTCCGCGATGGGGCGCTGCGCCTGCAGCCCCACCGGCTCGGAGATCGCGTACTGGTTGTTCTGGCAGACGAAGACGACGGGTGCACGGAAGCTCGCGGCCAGGACGAGGGCCTCGCTGACGTCGCCCTGACTCGTGGCACCGTCACCGAAGTAGGCGACGGCGACGGCATCCGCGCCGTCGCGCTGGCAGCCCATGGCGTAGCCCGTCGCATGCAGTGTCTGCGCGCCGATGATGACGGCGGGTGTCGCCATCCCGACCTCGTACGGGTCCCAGCCCGAGAGGGCCGTCCCGCGCCACATGGCCATCAACTGGTCGAGTTCGACGCCCCGGCAGTAGGCGACCGCCTGCTCGCGATAGCTCGTGAAGACGAAATCGTCCGGCCGCAGGACGCGGGCCGAGCCGACCTGCGCCGCCTCCTGCCCGAGCAACGGCGGCCAGAGGCCGATCTCCCCCTGTCGCTGCAGGGCGGTCGCCTCGGTGTCGATCCGGCGGCTGACCACCATGTCCTCGTACAGACCGAGGAGCTCGTCCGGCCCGAGGTCGGCGACGAAGAGGTCGTAGAGTGCGTCCTCCCGGCGGTGTCCGTCAGGATCGATCAGCTGGACGAGGTCCGACGGGCCCGGGCCCCTGACCGCCTGATCCTCCGGAGACCTGTCGCGTGCATCACCTCCCGCTCCGTCCGGATCCTGCGGGAATTGGGTGTGAGTCTCCATCGACACGATGCACGCCGCCTTGAGTTCGGTGACCGCACGGCGGTGCCTCGTGAGCGGTGCCGTGCCCTCGCGTCATCGCGAGGTGGTCCGAGGCTACGCCGGATCGTCGCGCCCCTCAACCGTCGACACTCCCACCGACGGCAGAACGCCCGCCCCGCATGAGCGGGACGGGCGTTCTGTCGGTACGGGGTCGATCAGCCTTCGGCGGGAGCCTCAGGGCCTTCGCTGGCAGCGTCGCTGCCGTGCGTGTCGGCCTCGTCGGCGACGACCGGAGCGAGCGACAGCTTGCCGCGGTCGTCGATCTTCGTGATCTCCACGAGGATCTTCTGGCCGACGCCGAGCACGTCTTCGACGTTCTCCACACGCTTGCCACCGGCGAGCTTGCGGACCTCGGAGATGTGCAGCAGGCCGTCCTTGCCCGGGAGCAGCGAGACGAACGCGCCGAACGCGGCGATCTTGACGACGGTTCCGAGGAATTGTTCGCCGACCTCCGGGTTGGTCGGGTTGGCGATCGCGTTGACCTGGGCGCGAGCGGCCTCGGCCGACGGACCGTCGACAGCACCGATGTACACGGTGCCGTCCTCCTCGATGGAGATGTCGGCGCCGGTCTCGTCCTGGATGGAGTTGATCGTCTTGCCCTTCGGGCCGATCAGCTCACCGATCTTGTCGACGGGGATCTGGACGCTGATGACGCGAGGCGCGGTCGGCGCCATCTCGTCGGGAGCGTCGATCGCCGCGTTCAGCACGGAGAGGATCGTGGTGCGGGCGTCCTTGGCCTGCTGGAGCGCACCGGTCAGGACCGAGGTCGGGATGCCGTCGAGCTTCGTGTCGAGCTGGATGGCCGTGACGAACTCGGAGGTACCTGCGACCTTGAAGTCCATGTCGCCCAGGGCGTCTTCGGCGCCGAGGATGTCGGTGAGGGCCGCGTAGCGGGTCTCGCCGTCGACGACGTCGGAGATGAGGCCCATGGCGATACCGGCGACGGGTGCGCGCAGCGGCACACCGGCGTTCAGCAGCGACAGGGTCGAGGCGCAGACGGAACCCATCGAGGTGGAACCGTTGGACCCGAGGGCCTCGGACACCTGACGGATCGCGTAGGGGAACTCCTCGCGGCTCGGCAGCACCGGCACGAGGGCGCGCTCGGCGAGGAAGCCGTGCCCGATCTCGCGACGCTTCGGCGAACCGACCCGGCCGGTCTCACCGGTCGAGTAGGGCGGGAAGTTGTAGTGGTGCAGGTAGCGCTTCTTCGTGACCGGGGACAGCGAGTCGATCTGCTGCTCCATCTTCAGCATGTTCAGCGTGGTGACACCCAGGATCTGGGTCTCGCCGCGCTGGAAGATCGCGGAACCGTGGACGCGCGGGATGACCTGCACCTCGGCGTCGAGCGGACGGATGTCGGTCAGGCCACGGCCATCGATACGGATGCCCTCGCGGAGCACACGGCCACGCATGACGACCTTCGAGACGGACTTGTACGCGGCGGAGAACTGCGCGAGCACCTCGGCGTCGAGCGAACCGGCCTCGACGCGCTCGGCGATGGTCGCCTTGACGCGATCCTTGAGGGCGTCGTCGGCGTTCTGGCGCTCGATCTTGTCGGCGATCTGGTAGACGTTCACGAGCTCGTCGTGAGCGAGACCGGCGACGGCGTCGTAGCTCTCCTGCGTGTACGGGAGGAACACGGGGTAGGCCGCGATCTCCTTGGCCGCCTGGGCGGCGAGTTCGCTCTGCGCCTTCACGAGCTGCTTGAGGAACGGCTTGGAGGCCTCGAGACCGGCCGCGACGACCGCCTCGTCGGGCTTCGTGGCGCCGCCCTTGATGAGGTTCCAGCTGTTCTCGGTGGCCTCGGCCTCGACCATCATGATCGCGACGTCTTCGTTGCCGTTGGCGTCCGTCACGATACGACCGGCGACGATGATGTCGAAGACGGCCTCCTCGAGCTGGTCGACCTTCGGGAACGCGACCCACTGGTCGGCCTCGCCGGCCTGGCCGGGGATGAGAGCGAGACGGACGGCACCGATCGGGCCGGAGAACGGCAGGCCCGAGATCTGGGTGGACATCGACGCGGCGTTGATGGCCAGGGCGTCGTAGAACTCACCCGGAGCGATCGAGAGGACGGTGATGACGATCTGGACCTCGTTGCGGAGGCCGGTCACGAACGACGGGCGCAGCGGTCGGTCGATGAGGCGGCAGACGAGGATCGCCTCGGTCGAGGGGCGGCCCTCACGACGGAAGAACGAACCGGGGATCTTGCCGGCGGCGTAGGAGCGCTCCTCGACGTCCACCGTGA is a window encoding:
- a CDS encoding carboxyl transferase domain-containing protein; the protein is MSKLTSSADPTAARFRDQEAAQRALSRTLTERLXATAIGGPASSRARHVARGKLLPRERVDRLLDEGSPFLEIAPLAADGMYDGASPGAGVIAGIGLVHGRHVLVVSNDATAKGGSYFPMTVKKHLRAQEIAAANRLPCLYLVDSGGANLPRQDEVFPDRDHFGRIFFNQARMSAAGIPQLAAVLGSCTAGGAYVPAMSDENVIVRGQGTIFLGGPPLVKAAIGEVVTPEELGGGALHARVSGVTDHLADDDAHALDILREAVATLPPPHERAWVVRPSVPPAVPESELYGVVPVELQTAYDVREVIARLVDGSEFSEFKREYGDTLVTGFAHLHGHPVAIVANNGVLFSESALKGAHFIELADQRGIPLLFLQNLSGFMVGSDAEAGGIAKHGAKMVTAVATTRVPKLTVVIGGSFGAGNYSMCGRAYDPRFLWMWPGSRISVMGGPQAASVLATVKRDQLEARGEEWTTEAEEAFRAPILADFEEQGNPYYSTARLWDDGIIDPTQTRTVLGLALEVCSRAPLPDPGFGLFRM
- a CDS encoding TetR/AcrR family transcriptional regulator codes for the protein MSDHEPSSSPATRVGRSEAKAARRAALLRSAAGLFAERGFSGVSMEDLGAAVGMSGPAVYRHFVSKQAVLAALLVGVSQDLLDGGTAEVERSPDAGQALHALVSFHVAFALEHPDVIRIQDHDLDSLAPDDRRTVRTLQRRYVERWVDVLHALHPSTSTAALRIRALAGFGLINSTPHSASLGRNDAGAVDRDAIRSTLERMAVAALSTP
- a CDS encoding VOC family protein — its product is MVSYTDVFSGFSVDDIDAARSFYRDVLGLSVADNAMGFLDLSLPAGGSVLVYGKPDHVPASFTVLNFAVADIDAAVDELNARGVVTKLYPDEQLPTDPKGIMRGNGPDIAWFTDPAGNVLSVLSD
- a CDS encoding TetR/AcrR family transcriptional regulator — translated: MSVPAPARSTYRHGDLRQALLEAGVEMARQGGPDAVVLREATRRAGVSPNAAYRHFADRDALVQAVSDTAQGLAADRMATALEAVEPTGSAPADARLRLRAVGTGYLRFAREEPGLFRAAFSVPHDLNEAMSVGKRGASGQTPFQTLAGVLDELAETGVLPPARRPGAELLAWSSVHGLGMLIIDGPLRGLDEATVEFATEHLLDLVDRGI
- a CDS encoding dihydrolipoamide acetyltransferase family protein yields the protein MKRFSLPDLGEGLTESELVSWRVAVGDHVDLNQVIAEVETAKALVELPAPTAGVVTRLHVEPGTTVLVGEALVDFAPDGEGTSPEPGSEAPAVDRPSPAGDREPVLVGYGPRTSSGERPRRRARASADDPVVVSAPRPATRPRATPPVRRLARDLGVDLGSLVGTGVGGRVLREEVELAAGASSGSSPVVPTRVTMSDDGSVRRPITGVRRRTAEAMVSSAFTAPHVTEFLTVDVTPTMTLLDALAHSPRTGDHRVNILTVLAKAVCIAVRRTPAVNASWDEAAGEIVEYAHVGLGIAAATPRGLLVPNIARADELSLFDLADAVSSLVRTAREGRTTPAELRGGTITISNVGVFGVDAGTPILNPGEAAIIALGAVRRLPWEFEGQVALRQVVTLSLSFDHRLIDGEQGSRFLVDLGTMLADPAMVLTMV
- a CDS encoding alpha-ketoacid dehydrogenase subunit beta codes for the protein MTTLTLSKAINTGLHHALADDDRVLLLGEDIGRLGGVFRVTDGLQAEFGADRVIDMPLAESAIIGAAVGLAFRGFRPVCEIQFDGFIYPGFDQIVAQLAKLHYRTRGAVRMPVTIRVPYGGGIGAVEHHSESPEAYFAHTAGLRVVTCSDPQDAHTMIRQAIACDDPVLFFEPKRRYWTKGEVLEDLPTDPLAFTHARTVRSGRDATLVAYGPLVQTALDAAEAAADEGVDLEVIDLRSLAPIDVDAVVASVEKTGRLVVAHEAQRSGGIGAELAATITERCFDVLEEAPVRVTGFDTPYPASALEDHFLPDLDRILDGVDRAMGRRSSVPSSTGRAAARTAATTDEEGRR
- the pdhA gene encoding pyruvate dehydrogenase (acetyl-transferring) E1 component subunit alpha, with protein sequence METHTQFPQDPDGAGGDARDRSPEDQAVRGPGPSDLVQLIDPDGHRREDALYDLFVADLGPDELLGLYEDMVVSRRIDTEATALQRQGEIGLWPPLLGQEAAQVGSARVLRPDDFVFTSYREQAVAYCRGVELDQLMAMWRGTALSGWDPYEVGMATPAVIIGAQTLHATGYAMGCQRDGADAVAVAYFGDGATSQGDVSEALVLAASFRAPVVFVCQNNQYAISEPVGLQAQRPIAERAPGFGVPSMRVDGNDVLAVTAAMRIAVDRARSGGGPTFIEAVTYRMGPHTTSDDPTRYRDEAEVASWRAKDPIVRVERLLDAAGVLDESARARVARVADDAAARVRAGCLALQAPDPLSVFDEVYTTPHPVLERQRDEYRSYLESFDGADGTGGVR
- a CDS encoding polyribonucleotide nucleotidyltransferase, which translates into the protein MEGPEIKFAEAVLDNGKFGKRTVRFEAGRLAQQAQGAIAAYLDEETMLLSATSAGKHPKDNFDFFPLTVDVEERSYAAGKIPGSFFRREGRPSTEAILVCRLIDRPLRPSFVTGLRNEVQIVITVLSIAPGEFYDALAINAASMSTQISGLPFSGPIGAVRLALIPGQAGEADQWVAFPKVDQLEEAVFDIIVAGRIVTDANGNEDVAIMMVEAEATENSWNLIKGGATKPDEAVVAAGLEASKPFLKQLVKAQSELAAQAAKEIAAYPVFLPYTQESYDAVAGLAHDELVNVYQIADKIERQNADDALKDRVKATIAERVEAGSLDAEVLAQFSAAYKSVSKVVMRGRVLREGIRIDGRGLTDIRPLDAEVQVIPRVHGSAIFQRGETQILGVTTLNMLKMEQQIDSLSPVTKKRYLHHYNFPPYSTGETGRVGSPKRREIGHGFLAERALVPVLPSREEFPYAIRQVSEALGSNGSTSMGSVCASTLSLLNAGVPLRAPVAGIAMGLISDVVDGETRYAALTDILGAEDALGDMDFKVAGTSEFVTAIQLDTKLDGIPTSVLTGALQQAKDARTTILSVLNAAIDAPDEMAPTAPRVISVQIPVDKIGELIGPKGKTINSIQDETGADISIEEDGTVYIGAVDGPSAEAARAQVNAIANPTNPEVGEQFLGTVVKIAAFGAFVSLLPGKDGLLHISEVRKLAGGKRVENVEDVLGVGQKILVEITKIDDRGKLSLAPVVADEADTHGSDAASEGPEAPAEG